The Mucilaginibacter terrenus genome has a segment encoding these proteins:
- a CDS encoding FtsW/RodA/SpoVE family cell cycle protein, with amino-acid sequence MEADKAQRPGRGKERIFLLLITVLFSLLFYRLYEVVQLRFADVDKRLADGTMVNLNDKDPAQGIHQLLTKGYYFEDKRDIELITKTVGDNIGVGQKIDNVGELNKRKYYVVADDAFAKGGESFKKRVEASRSLLGYTGADSLLFVSEKQSPMKLPQVTDLAMGKYGISGSISHDEELVPGVLVRLQMILPQDSLFSDELTEDTKPRTEQGEGFKKVLYPDSAGKLKLQELTAYARTDGSGNYHFKGLPDGKAFKILPLQPGFQFGTSQGTENLDEDAVFSFRQAPHTIKLFSTRDFNILKKEKSLIIRTPAEFNHWFWIIAATFIGAYLLMHIILSLFFSDSDQLILPVVMILTGLSFLTLLSLQDPLRDRFLAKDSLVYLGIGMVAFLVMLVFKMRRFTADSNLYRLLVFKNNQKASNGWPWVVIAAGLLAMTIKFGTGPEGSGVKVNLFGFQPSEIVKYLIILFLAGFFAANEKLISEYTSWTKRWSFFAFALIAILVTLMLFLLLGDLGPAMVVCFTFIALFSFSRGDFMFMAISVVIYVIASWTLKNVWLSAAVTAGIVALLMFFQRRKLSESAVMVLVIMAAFLTIDQIPYLGKLFPGPVQRLVDRKAIWMDPWNNEVYGGDQVANGLWAMSSGGVSGQGVGEGFAKTIPEAHTDMILPSMGEEFGWTGIVCIFILFLLYLHRSIIIGRRTGTPFLFYLCAGVGISTFVQFLLIAGGSTGALPLSGVSLPFQSYGGSSLVANLLASGFLMSASRVKGTAIQMKYISGQQDKNLVPALIAAVMGVALLTVSVSRYLFNNKKWVVQPALVADKGGARMFSYNPRIAILMNRLQAGNLYDRDGVLLATSKPDLVKKQMGKLAQSGAGNYNIDSAMHKRLDRYYPFAEQMFFWVGDNNTGVFNGSPNGYFAEYEHAAELRGFKLPTTNFNVTANRYREDRFLARGVKEMTVVRKDYSALSPLLLAGINSTAVDSFKNRNRDVRLTLDAGLQTNIQRSMVTDTSLLDNRVSVVVMESNTGDVLASSVYPLPPVRDWEKLTMSNADQNQLAGWMTTSDLGFTLATQPGSTAKLATSLASFNKLGLAAANKTYPVASYERIRTKGLEPDETGMITLERAVVKSNNVYFIKLANDQHLQEDMATVYLKTGMFLHGVGGYYYGREQLNPAQEDKWRQLWRKTEFNTKPRYDPNNIRRTRAKGISGMSWGQGELIATPAAVARMAAGIANNGTMPNNRYVLKFSDSATSVKPGVKLVNDPKYAQLMRKYMIEQSEAKTYTLGIPVAGKTGTPERIWKGQQINDGWYVFFAPKQKGPGYIVTCVRVEATKGSSDAVKLAGKHVIPFLLKKGYIKGIAQQTIE; translated from the coding sequence ATGGAAGCAGATAAGGCGCAAAGACCCGGCAGAGGTAAAGAAAGGATTTTCCTCCTGCTCATTACGGTCCTCTTTTCTTTGTTGTTCTACAGGTTGTACGAAGTTGTGCAGCTTCGCTTTGCTGATGTTGATAAACGCCTGGCGGATGGCACAATGGTGAACCTTAATGACAAAGATCCCGCACAGGGCATACATCAGCTGCTTACCAAGGGGTATTACTTTGAAGACAAACGCGATATAGAACTAATTACCAAAACGGTTGGCGATAACATTGGTGTAGGCCAAAAGATTGATAATGTTGGTGAACTAAATAAGCGTAAGTACTACGTAGTTGCCGATGATGCTTTTGCGAAAGGTGGCGAGTCGTTCAAAAAACGTGTAGAAGCGTCGCGATCTTTACTGGGCTATACCGGTGCGGACTCGTTGCTTTTTGTGAGTGAAAAACAATCGCCAATGAAACTGCCGCAGGTTACAGATCTGGCTATGGGCAAGTATGGCATCAGCGGCAGCATTTCACATGACGAAGAGCTGGTGCCGGGTGTATTGGTGAGGCTACAAATGATACTACCGCAAGACAGCCTGTTTAGTGATGAACTCACAGAGGATACAAAGCCGCGGACAGAACAGGGAGAAGGATTCAAAAAGGTACTTTATCCGGATAGTGCAGGTAAGTTAAAACTTCAGGAGCTTACCGCTTATGCACGCACGGATGGATCCGGTAACTATCACTTCAAAGGCTTACCAGATGGTAAAGCATTCAAAATATTGCCTCTACAGCCGGGCTTCCAGTTCGGAACATCACAGGGCACTGAAAACCTGGACGAAGATGCTGTATTTAGTTTTCGCCAGGCGCCCCACACCATAAAACTATTTTCTACAAGAGATTTTAATATCCTGAAAAAGGAGAAGTCGTTGATCATACGCACACCTGCGGAATTCAACCACTGGTTCTGGATCATAGCGGCAACTTTCATCGGTGCTTACCTGTTGATGCACATCATACTCTCGCTGTTCTTCAGTGATAGCGACCAGTTGATTTTGCCTGTAGTAATGATCCTGACAGGTCTATCTTTCCTGACACTGCTTAGCCTGCAGGATCCTTTACGTGACCGGTTCCTGGCAAAAGACTCACTGGTGTATTTAGGCATTGGGATGGTAGCATTCCTGGTGATGCTTGTCTTTAAGATGCGCCGCTTCACTGCCGATTCTAATCTGTACCGTTTGTTAGTTTTTAAAAACAACCAAAAGGCCTCAAACGGCTGGCCGTGGGTAGTGATAGCAGCAGGGTTATTAGCTATGACCATAAAGTTTGGTACCGGTCCGGAAGGCAGCGGCGTAAAGGTGAACTTGTTTGGCTTTCAGCCGAGCGAGATTGTTAAATACCTTATCATTCTTTTTCTTGCCGGCTTCTTTGCAGCTAATGAAAAATTAATAAGCGAATACACCAGTTGGACAAAGCGTTGGTCTTTCTTTGCTTTTGCGCTTATAGCAATACTCGTCACGCTGATGCTATTTTTACTGCTGGGAGACCTTGGACCGGCCATGGTGGTGTGTTTTACCTTCATTGCCTTATTCTCGTTCTCCCGTGGCGACTTCATGTTTATGGCGATATCAGTAGTTATATATGTTATCGCCTCCTGGACCTTAAAGAACGTGTGGCTTTCAGCTGCGGTAACTGCCGGTATAGTGGCATTGCTCATGTTCTTCCAGCGTCGTAAGCTCAGTGAATCTGCCGTTATGGTACTCGTGATCATGGCTGCATTCCTTACCATTGACCAGATCCCGTATTTAGGTAAACTGTTCCCAGGCCCGGTACAACGTTTGGTAGATCGCAAGGCCATCTGGATGGATCCATGGAACAATGAAGTTTACGGCGGCGACCAGGTAGCAAATGGCCTTTGGGCAATGTCAAGTGGTGGCGTATCCGGGCAGGGTGTAGGAGAGGGTTTTGCTAAAACCATCCCCGAAGCTCATACAGATATGATTCTCCCGTCAATGGGTGAAGAATTTGGCTGGACAGGGATCGTTTGTATTTTCATCCTGTTCCTCCTTTACCTGCACCGGTCAATTATAATAGGTCGGCGAACGGGTACACCGTTCCTGTTTTATTTGTGTGCGGGTGTAGGTATATCCACATTCGTCCAGTTCCTGCTTATTGCAGGTGGTTCTACCGGTGCATTGCCGCTTTCGGGCGTGTCGCTGCCGTTTCAAAGCTATGGCGGGTCATCATTGGTGGCCAACTTACTTGCTTCTGGCTTTTTAATGTCGGCATCAAGGGTAAAAGGTACAGCTATACAAATGAAGTACATCTCGGGCCAGCAGGACAAGAACCTGGTGCCTGCGCTTATAGCAGCGGTAATGGGCGTTGCCTTACTTACAGTGAGTGTTTCCCGTTATTTGTTCAATAATAAAAAGTGGGTGGTACAGCCTGCGCTAGTTGCAGATAAAGGCGGTGCGCGCATGTTTAGCTATAACCCCCGTATTGCTATATTGATGAACCGGCTGCAAGCCGGCAACCTTTATGACCGGGATGGGGTATTGCTGGCTACCAGCAAGCCGGACCTGGTGAAAAAGCAGATGGGCAAGCTGGCACAATCCGGAGCGGGTAACTATAATATCGACTCAGCTATGCACAAACGGCTCGATCGTTATTATCCGTTTGCGGAGCAGATGTTCTTTTGGGTAGGTGATAACAATACCGGCGTTTTTAACGGCAGCCCTAACGGATACTTTGCCGAGTACGAACACGCAGCGGAATTAAGGGGATTTAAACTGCCGACCACCAACTTTAATGTTACAGCTAACCGCTACCGGGAGGACAGGTTCCTGGCGCGTGGTGTAAAAGAGATGACCGTCGTGCGGAAAGATTACAGTGCATTGTCTCCGCTGCTGCTTGCGGGTATAAACAGCACGGCAGTAGACTCATTCAAGAACCGTAATCGCGATGTCAGGCTTACATTGGATGCAGGTCTGCAAACCAACATTCAGCGTTCAATGGTCACCGATACCTCACTGCTTGATAACCGCGTATCAGTAGTGGTAATGGAATCTAACACAGGCGACGTGCTCGCATCATCAGTTTATCCGTTGCCTCCTGTAAGAGATTGGGAAAAGCTAACAATGAGTAATGCCGACCAGAACCAATTAGCCGGATGGATGACCACAAGCGACCTGGGCTTTACACTGGCAACGCAGCCTGGCTCAACCGCGAAGCTTGCTACATCCTTAGCATCCTTTAATAAGTTAGGCTTGGCAGCGGCCAATAAAACGTATCCCGTTGCCTCTTATGAACGCATCCGTACCAAAGGGCTGGAGCCTGATGAAACCGGTATGATAACGCTGGAGCGTGCAGTAGTAAAGTCTAACAACGTATACTTCATAAAACTAGCCAACGATCAGCACTTGCAGGAAGATATGGCTACGGTTTATCTTAAAACCGGCATGTTCCTGCATGGTGTGGGCGGTTACTACTACGGCCGCGAGCAGTTGAACCCTGCACAGGAAGATAAATGGCGTCAGCTTTGGCGTAAAACGGAATTTAACACCAAGCCAAGATATGACCCTAACAACATCCGGCGTACACGGGCCAAAGGCATATCGGGTATGTCGTGGGGACAGGGCGAGTTAATCGCTACTCCCGCGGCCGTGGCACGTATGGCTGCAGGCATAGCAAACAACGGAACTATGCCTAATAACCGTTACGTGCTTAAGTTTAGTGATTCTGCAACTTCAGTTAAGCCGGGAGTAAAACTGGTAAATGATCCAAAATACGCTCAATTGATGCGTAAGTACATGATAGAGCAAAGCGAGGCCAAAACATATACCCTCGGGATCCCTGTAGCCGGTAAAACCGGTACACCGGAACGTATCTGGAAAGGGCAGCAGATAAACGATGGCTGGTATGTATTTTTCGCGCCCAAGCAAAAAGGCCCGGGTTATATTGTAACGTGCGTACGTGTAGAAGCCACAAAGGGCTCGTCAGACGCGGTTAAGCTAGCCGGTAAGCACGTAATACCATTTTTGCTCAAAAAGGGCTATATTAAAGGGATTGCACAGCAAACAATTGAATAA
- a CDS encoding FHA domain-containing protein, with protein MIFNLFGGSEKDRPEDVKGVRHTLLQFIKQELQKAEGGEGSNIKGLSLYINCSEADRHMYEAAVYAETPDLFRDEIQKIADDYDLGLPERWSLDIFFDDDKPEEAVQALNVDAAFFIKTGKHFIQQKATGYIRVLNGETEQAEYEIQSGGDKVNIGRDKRAQADDGFFRTNQIAFPSDSGNAANKYISRQHAHIEWSVDTQRFMLFADDGGIPPRNKIKIRADKSDNVIKLHSTTIGHPLAEGDQVILGESAVLEFSYQPMSK; from the coding sequence ATGATATTTAATTTGTTCGGTGGAAGCGAAAAGGACAGGCCCGAAGACGTAAAGGGCGTACGCCACACGCTGTTACAGTTTATAAAGCAGGAACTTCAGAAAGCGGAAGGTGGTGAAGGCTCAAACATTAAAGGCTTAAGCCTTTACATTAACTGTAGTGAGGCCGACCGGCACATGTACGAGGCCGCGGTTTACGCGGAGACGCCCGATCTTTTTAGGGACGAGATACAAAAGATAGCAGACGACTATGACCTCGGTTTGCCGGAACGCTGGTCGCTGGACATATTTTTTGATGACGACAAACCCGAAGAAGCAGTACAGGCCCTTAACGTTGATGCCGCGTTTTTTATTAAGACCGGTAAACACTTTATCCAGCAAAAGGCAACAGGCTATATAAGGGTATTAAATGGCGAGACCGAGCAGGCTGAATACGAGATACAATCCGGCGGCGATAAGGTTAATATAGGCCGCGATAAACGGGCCCAGGCTGATGATGGATTTTTCCGTACCAACCAAATAGCATTTCCATCAGACAGCGGTAACGCAGCAAACAAATATATAAGCCGCCAGCATGCGCACATCGAATGGAGTGTGGATACCCAGCGCTTTATGCTGTTTGCCGATGATGGCGGCATTCCTCCAAGGAATAAGATCAAGATACGTGCTGATAAAAGCGATAACGTTATAAAACTGCATTCTACAACCATCGGTCACCCGCTTGCCGAAGGTGATCAGGTTATACTTGGCGAATCTGCTGTACTGGAGTTCAGCTATCAACCCATGAGTAAATGA
- a CDS encoding serine/threonine protein kinase, whose translation MSKVFTIAEGLENLGALRTGGQGSVYKGRRTGVIYSAVKMIPTPVYSESGEDKNYRNFQNEVAKLQKVNEITNPNVVKILSFGVTESGSFPFIEMEYIDGPDLSELLQPPHEKIFMLKELLKVADQLACALAHCHKVGVKHGDIKSNNVKYNINTGNYVLLDFGLAIMSEEQRRSSIRNAGAVEFMAPEQSDGKMLMQTDVYSYGVILYELLTGQVPFPLNTSGDTGRNNVMMGHLEGKVPDPLPLRKAALPGNWGTDKREMEMQVPAWLLALIDKCLQKKPEDRFPDGQALHDAIVNGTLATAGEQVNIGASTLLSENEKLQTKLQERSDPEKVGILRMDKGVVHMQKSVFAGLVFLAALFMVLFVVSKAGNSNSAQYGADGAGVPLKPYKSILLLKPYNYDSLVHTQQFARMKADSIAKWRAAVSAERYKYTPPVISQPEKPKKKRKKFLGIF comes from the coding sequence ATGAGCAAGGTTTTTACAATAGCCGAAGGTTTAGAAAATTTGGGAGCACTGCGTACCGGCGGACAAGGTTCGGTATACAAGGGCCGCAGGACAGGTGTTATCTATTCAGCTGTTAAAATGATCCCAACCCCGGTTTATTCGGAAAGCGGCGAAGATAAAAACTACCGTAACTTTCAGAACGAGGTAGCCAAGCTGCAGAAGGTTAACGAAATAACAAATCCAAACGTTGTTAAAATTTTAAGTTTTGGTGTTACCGAAAGTGGATCGTTCCCATTCATAGAAATGGAGTATATAGACGGCCCCGACCTAAGTGAATTGCTACAGCCACCACATGAGAAGATTTTCATGTTGAAGGAGCTGCTTAAAGTAGCTGATCAGCTTGCCTGCGCGCTTGCCCATTGCCATAAAGTAGGAGTAAAGCACGGCGATATAAAAAGTAATAACGTTAAGTACAATATAAACACCGGTAACTACGTACTCCTGGATTTTGGCCTAGCCATCATGAGTGAGGAACAACGCCGCAGCAGCATTCGCAACGCTGGTGCAGTGGAGTTTATGGCACCTGAACAATCGGACGGTAAAATGCTGATGCAGACTGATGTTTACAGCTATGGCGTAATCCTGTATGAGCTGCTTACCGGACAGGTACCTTTTCCCCTGAATACAAGTGGAGACACCGGACGGAACAACGTGATGATGGGGCACCTGGAAGGCAAGGTTCCTGATCCGCTTCCATTACGTAAAGCAGCACTACCCGGAAATTGGGGAACCGACAAACGTGAGATGGAAATGCAGGTACCTGCCTGGCTGCTGGCGCTGATTGATAAATGCCTCCAAAAAAAACCTGAGGATCGTTTTCCGGACGGTCAGGCTTTACACGACGCAATTGTTAACGGAACATTAGCAACAGCCGGCGAACAGGTGAACATAGGAGCATCTACCTTACTAAGCGAAAACGAAAAACTGCAAACTAAACTACAGGAACGCAGCGATCCGGAGAAGGTTGGGATCCTCAGGATGGATAAGGGCGTAGTACACATGCAAAAAAGCGTGTTTGCAGGGCTTGTTTTCCTGGCGGCGTTATTTATGGTACTATTTGTCGTTTCGAAAGCCGGCAACAGCAACTCTGCACAATATGGCGCTGACGGAGCCGGCGTACCGCTTAAACCCTATAAATCCATTTTATTGTTAAAACCTTATAACTATGATAGTTTGGTTCATACCCAGCAGTTCGCTCGTATGAAAGCAGATTCGATTGCCAAGTGGCGTGCTGCTGTATCAGCGGAAAGGTATAAATATACTCCGCCTGTGATCTCCCAACCGGAAAAACCTAAAAAGAAACGTAAGAAGTTTTTGGGAATATTTTAG
- a CDS encoding alpha/beta fold hydrolase, whose translation MPPKIVTISIDVALGKSTQMRYVHPEGAYRLPVLILPAFGISAKFYDRLLKSIALRGSAAAIIDFQGQGSSSVLADRKNDFGYNDLLTEDIPAAISFACILFNTKKIELWGHSMGGQLGSLYCATHDQRIARLVLCTTCSVYYRSWKGFGMLKVLLFSQFVRLIAKIYGYYPGERLGFGGRSGKKLINDWGQQALSGRYKIEGSNTNWEIALQSIMIPIHAVYLKKDFLAPPRAVEHLLEKFTPANVTSVCLDEPDLNHTSWVRQPQTFLNVIMGN comes from the coding sequence ATGCCACCAAAAATCGTTACCATATCTATAGATGTTGCCTTAGGAAAATCTACCCAAATGCGGTATGTTCATCCGGAAGGAGCTTATAGATTGCCTGTTTTGATATTGCCGGCGTTTGGCATTTCAGCTAAGTTTTACGACCGGTTATTAAAGAGCATTGCCCTGAGAGGGAGCGCGGCGGCTATCATTGACTTTCAAGGCCAGGGTAGTAGTTCAGTATTGGCTGATCGGAAAAACGACTTTGGGTATAATGACCTATTGACAGAAGATATTCCTGCGGCAATTAGCTTTGCCTGTATCTTATTCAACACCAAAAAGATTGAACTTTGGGGCCATAGTATGGGTGGCCAGTTAGGAAGTTTGTATTGTGCCACGCACGATCAGCGTATTGCTCGTTTGGTCTTGTGTACAACCTGTTCGGTTTACTACCGGTCATGGAAGGGTTTTGGTATGCTCAAAGTTCTTTTGTTCAGCCAATTTGTACGATTAATAGCAAAAATATACGGTTATTACCCCGGAGAGCGCCTTGGTTTTGGTGGCCGTTCAGGCAAAAAGCTTATAAACGACTGGGGACAGCAGGCATTAAGCGGTAGATATAAAATCGAAGGTAGTAATACAAACTGGGAAATTGCTCTTCAATCAATTATGATCCCTATTCATGCCGTTTATCTGAAAAAGGATTTTTTGGCACCTCCACGCGCTGTAGAACACCTGTTAGAAAAATTTACACCAGCAAACGTTACAAGTGTATGCCTGGATGAGCCAGACTTAAACCATACAAGTTGGGTGCGGCAGCCACAAACTTTTTTGAATGTGATTATGGGCAATTAG
- a CDS encoding MFS transporter, whose product MPEKNDKRIINAWAMFDWANSAYNLVITTTIFPAYYVAITENASNGNRVQFFGHSFINTALQNYSLSFAYLIMVLLLPVLSSIADYRGNKKVFMQFFTIIGSLACCGLFFFDAAHIERGIICFAIAAIGYSGGFVFYNSYLPEIATLDMQDRVSAKGFTYGYVGSVLLQLICFVFVLMPDKFGLNKSSAAQLSFLLVGIWWIGFAMIPFSRLPKGNPNATSHHQNIIKGGFIELGKVWQKIKALPMLRGYLPAFFFYSMGVQTIMLAATAFAAKELHMDTSALITIILIIQIIAIFGAMLMSRLSDKYGNIRVLIFVVVIWIGVCLAAYFTTTQTQFYIIAVVVGLVMGGIQSLSRSTYSKYLPQDTTDTASFFSFYDVTEKLAIVGGLFSFAFIEELTGSMRNSTLALCGFFVVGLLLLVSLLRTEHKVQKI is encoded by the coding sequence ATGCCTGAAAAGAACGATAAGAGAATAATTAACGCCTGGGCCATGTTCGACTGGGCAAACTCAGCTTATAATCTGGTTATTACCACCACCATATTTCCCGCCTACTATGTTGCCATAACCGAAAATGCTTCAAACGGAAACCGGGTGCAGTTCTTTGGGCATAGCTTTATCAACACGGCGTTGCAGAATTATTCACTCTCATTTGCTTACCTGATAATGGTGCTGCTGTTGCCGGTGCTTAGCTCAATAGCTGATTATCGTGGTAACAAGAAAGTTTTCATGCAATTTTTTACCATAATAGGATCGCTGGCTTGCTGTGGCTTGTTTTTCTTTGATGCAGCACACATCGAACGTGGCATTATATGCTTTGCTATAGCTGCCATAGGTTATAGTGGAGGGTTTGTATTCTACAACTCCTACCTGCCTGAGATAGCCACACTGGACATGCAGGATCGCGTTAGCGCAAAAGGCTTTACTTACGGCTATGTGGGCAGTGTTTTGCTTCAGCTTATCTGTTTTGTGTTCGTGCTTATGCCAGATAAATTTGGTTTAAATAAGTCGTCCGCTGCTCAGTTATCTTTTCTTCTTGTGGGTATATGGTGGATTGGTTTCGCCATGATCCCTTTTTCCAGGCTGCCAAAAGGCAACCCTAATGCAACATCTCACCATCAAAACATTATCAAAGGTGGCTTCATAGAACTCGGCAAGGTTTGGCAGAAGATAAAGGCTTTACCAATGCTGCGCGGGTATTTGCCGGCATTTTTCTTTTACTCTATGGGCGTGCAAACCATAATGCTTGCAGCAACCGCCTTTGCAGCCAAGGAACTGCATATGGATACTTCGGCACTTATCACCATTATACTCATCATCCAGATCATCGCCATATTTGGCGCCATGCTGATGTCGCGGTTGTCTGACAAGTACGGTAATATCAGGGTGCTGATATTTGTAGTCGTGATATGGATAGGAGTGTGTTTAGCAGCTTACTTTACAACCACACAAACGCAGTTCTATATTATTGCAGTTGTAGTTGGGCTGGTAATGGGTGGCATACAGTCATTATCAAGGTCCACTTACTCCAAGTATTTGCCTCAAGACACTACCGACACGGCATCCTTCTTTAGCTTTTATGATGTAACCGAAAAACTGGCAATAGTTGGAGGCTTGTTCAGCTTCGCATTCATAGAAGAACTTACCGGCAGCATGCGCAATTCTACACTGGCATTGTGCGGGTTTTTCGTAGTAGGTTTACTATTGCTGGTTTCTTTATTAAGAACAGAGCATAAAGTGCAGAAAATTTAA
- a CDS encoding (Fe-S)-binding protein, which yields MTVDLFIPCFIDQLYPETAFNTVKVLEKAGCTVNYNPEQTCCGQPAFNAGFWDDAKTVGTKFLNDFKEDSVIVSPSASCTGMVRDYYNDLFTNTILHNKCRNIQSNIYELSDFLVNILGVDYFGAELDGRAVYHDSCSGLRECKIKEEPRQLLSKVLGLELVDLKDGETCCGFGGTFAVKFDGISTAMAQQKVNHAMDAKADYIISTDTSCLLHLQSYIDKNNLPIKTYHIADVLANGWGNV from the coding sequence ATGACTGTAGATTTGTTCATACCCTGTTTTATCGATCAGCTGTACCCCGAAACTGCCTTCAATACCGTTAAGGTGCTGGAGAAAGCCGGCTGTACAGTAAACTACAATCCCGAGCAAACGTGCTGTGGTCAGCCTGCTTTCAACGCTGGTTTTTGGGACGATGCCAAAACCGTCGGCACCAAGTTTCTGAACGACTTTAAGGAAGATAGCGTAATTGTTTCGCCATCTGCCTCCTGTACAGGTATGGTGCGCGACTATTATAACGATTTGTTCACCAATACCATTTTGCATAATAAGTGCCGTAACATCCAAAGTAACATTTACGAACTAAGCGATTTTCTGGTGAATATACTCGGCGTAGATTACTTTGGTGCCGAGTTGGATGGCAGGGCGGTTTATCATGACAGCTGTAGCGGTTTGCGCGAATGCAAGATCAAAGAAGAGCCGCGGCAGCTTCTGTCCAAAGTATTAGGATTGGAATTGGTAGACCTTAAAGATGGCGAAACCTGCTGTGGGTTTGGTGGTACTTTTGCCGTGAAATTTGATGGTATCTCCACCGCCATGGCTCAGCAAAAAGTAAACCACGCTATGGATGCCAAAGCCGATTACATTATCTCTACGGATACATCTTGCCTGCTACACCTGCAAAGCTATATCGACAAGAACAACCTTCCGATTAAAACCTACCATATTGCCGATGTGCTGGCAAATGGCTGGGGTAATGTTTAA